A window of Babesia microti strain RI chromosome III, complete genome contains these coding sequences:
- a CDS encoding hypothetical protein (overlaps_old_locusTagID:BBM_III00590), translating into MVEIYIKGIKMTSMSSLIETPEPPLPETLPDLIQLSSELQNSIQHLEDSNYQLNEALKNEFDECLYQAVVENEFIISKKKQRLESVQNEIDKLNPEFKI; encoded by the coding sequence ATGGTTgagatatatataaagGGGATCAAGATGACGTCAATGTCAAGTCTGATTGAAACCCCCGAGCCACCCCTACCGGAAACCCTGCCTGACCTTATACAGTTGTCCTCTGAACTGCAAAACTCCATTCAACACCTAGAAGACTCCAACTACCAATTAAATGAAGCtctaaaaaatgaatttgacgAGTGCCTTTACCAGGCAGTTGTGGAGAACGAATTCATCATTTCCAAAAAGAAACAGCGTTTAGAATCTGTAcaaaatgaaattgataagtTAAACCcagaatttaaaatttaa